In Planococcus citri chromosome 4, ihPlaCitr1.1, whole genome shotgun sequence, the genomic window AATAGAATGGAACAGTCGATAAAGACctaaaaatacgagaaaaaattgatcaacatatGAGTCCGATGGatgtgatgaatttattcattcaAGTATGTGAAAGCATCAAAGTGTTCCATAATTTTCGTCCTACGCCTCTGGCTCATAGAGATATTAAACCTTCCAATATCCTCTTAGCACCTGACAATACCCCAGTAGTTATGGATTTAGGTATGTCCATTCTTCTTTCACCCAAttaagtgaaaatgaaaatttcaaataaattaatttacagGATCGACTGCTCCTGCGATCGTATTTATTAAAAACAGTTCAGAAGCTCAAAAACTTCAAGACTATGCTAGCACAAGATGCACAATTACATATCGCGCTCCAGAATTGTTCAACGTTGAGGTTAACTCTACCATTGATCAAAGAACTGATATTTGGGTAGGTTACTAAATTCCCAAGttacctaattaaaataattacggtgagttttaaaaaatgcatttacctattttttaattcCAGTCTTTAGGATGTTTACTTTACGCACTATGCTTTTACAAATCACCATTTGACTACATCCACGAGAAAGGCGATTCTGTGGCTTTAGCAGTAGTGAGTGGTCGTATAACATTTCCTGAGAATTCGTCATATCCTGAGGTATTTATATCagaatactttcaaaaattgtaaaaattgtacctaggtacttgataTATTTCTGTTacgttcgatttttttttttttagagttttcatAATCTCATTTTGAGCATGCTGAAATTGAATCCTGAAGAGAGGCCATTTATAGATGAAGTAAAAACTAAAGCTAATGCAATTCTGACTGAACTCGAGTCTTCTTATGTCACTTGTTAAatgctgatatttttttttaatggcggTACTGAATAAATTAAGGTATTGTACCATAACTCCCAATATTATTGAttattatacgtaggtagattttaaaatttggatgtTCATATTCCTTGATTCTTGACCGGATTTTCTCACCTAGGTGAGAAAGATGGTTTGTTTTAGGTTGTGTTTTATGCATTAATCGAATATAATTATTTGTTATTATATGTCACAAAATacatttatttacctaccttatATCATTTtataatatgattttttttttaccaattatgCGTAGATAATTTGACTTGTCGAATTTTTTATCCCTATCATTGTTGAGAAGATGTCACTATCATTCTGTTGTTCTTGTTTTACTTTGTTCTGGtctgttgtttttatttttgttgaaagtgTCAATTTTATAATTCTGTTGGccttttcgttttattttatttttggaattgtaaTAAGTATTGTTGACTGTTTTTGtatcaaataataataaaagaaacTGATTAACACTATAtgtatttgttttcattttgctGTTGTCTATGCGTCAAGTTGGACTTACATTATTTCAACGAGTAGAGTGAAGAGAAGACCTTTCGCttcgtaaaatttaaaaatgatattgaaatattgaaatcacAATTTCATTTATCGTGCATGTAAAATGATAAAGGTTACGTACTTATAATCTGTATTTCTAATTTCAAGTTGTGACTCACGTGCAAATTCAGATAAAGAAGTCATTTGAAAGAGATaaagtaaatttaatttatattaaCTGAAGAATGAATTAATTAATGTCTTCTTTTATTGCTGAGTGATAAtcgataagtaggtaattcgaaaggaaccaaaacaaaatcaattactcagtttataatatttattctcagataaaaataatattctgGTGCTAAATGATATTTTGTTTGATGGAGGATGGAGGATATAAATGAAGCCCCGTGCCCCGTTCAAAATTACcgtagaaattttgaaaaaaacacggGGCTTAGGGCGgcttacaaaacaaaaatttttattcaaaaggaCAAACCCGACAAAGGTATAGGTaactaatgaaaattaaaattattaaaaagtaaaaaacataatagttttttatttttccaaagttttatAACATGCGgcaattttcaaccaatcacACCTCGAGATTCGATCCGAAGAAGAAAGGAGCGCTCCATGTTGTTCAAAATAGAAAACACAATCCTTAATCAAGAGGTACTTTTGTGAGCAGAGGTTGGTAATCATGCGAAAATTGTTTATGAGATGATATGAGGTGATACGATGGCGATGCATAATACTTTCCACAATTTGTTCTACTAAATCGATGAAATTTATCCGATTTTAGGAaagtttattaattttctcGCACAACAATCGTATTGATTTAGTTTTATATATTTATACTGTGTCCAGAAGTTCCTGAACGACGTCCACAAACACACCAGAttaattttggtaagttttcaTATCGTGGTTTTTTAAGCACTGTAATCATTAATTATGCATGCATTATCGTtactttcaagttgaaaatttaaaattgctgaatTGTTATGTATTAGAACGACAAAGTCTTTTCGCCAATTTACAGTATGACGTTGATAATATTGTTATTTTCTTCGAGTATGCGGTTCATTCACGTACATGTTTCGCATTTCGTCTTTCGGGTGCAGAAAGTTGCtcgaaaaatccaatttacgAGTACTCTCACGCCATATCGAAGTTGTGATAACGCAATATTAGCCGGCGACTGGAATTAAGTGTTGGATTTGTGACGTACATATTCTGACGAAAATCGTACGATGTGTTACATGCTACATGCAGCGATTTGTCAATTTCAATTATCGGACCATGTTTCCGGTATctgatgatttttcaagttcaggTCTACGTTCAGCTGTAGCGATAAATTCTCGCGACTTACATCACTTTGTAAAATTCGTCTCGAcggttggaattttttgccatttgcaCCTTTGAATGAACCGAGAGTAGGTACGTCATGAATGTAGACGTAATGATTTTTCGGCTTGTTCATTCTTAATCTACATGGATTATGATGTATGTAGATTTGTTGCCACTATTTAACcttgaaaaacaatacaaattttGTTGCAAACAACGTAATTAAAAAACCATTAGCCAGTTTTCAATGAGGACAGCTTTGCGATACtggtttttagaaattttctattcaattttgcaaaatgctGATAAGGGAAATACGAAGAAAATGTGTGAAACTGATAACGTGTTATATCTGTAGCAACATTTGATTGGAATTTTCTTGCTCTGCGTATCCTTCATTGTAAACAATTGCTGTATTCGGGACATCGACATCTGTATTATTGTAATTTCCCTCATAATTCGCAggattttggaaaagaaaaaaagaaaagaaagaaagataGAAAGGGGAAAAACGCAAATTATCGTGCTTTTTGTTCGTACATTTCTCGTTAATTTCAAATAACAAAGTCAGAAATTGGTATTTGAATTGCAAATCACTTGTAATAGTATTCTGAAAAAAGATATCTTCTTGTTCGAGTGTAAGCCTAATATCGAtgcattcatttttcatattgtcCGTGCTAATGGACTACGTAGTTGTGTCGagtttttttattcgtcgatATCAGGTTTTTTAAGTATCGAATATCGGTAGTGTAAAGTGTTTTAAATGAACACGAAGGTGATTAACGAAAGGTACCTCGTACGTTGTTcaattttcgtgctttttttcgccatatttttattattaaattgaGAATGTACTCGTAATTGCACGAATAATATCAATCATCGTTACCACTTCGGAATGTTGTTTTGAACCATAAAATGGCATGTTTTCGTTATgaacttttatttaaaattgaaattagatgATTAACATGAAAAAAGACGAATATTTATAATAGGTATTTTAGTTAGAATATCGAAACCTTGCTCGtattatgaatttattttctaaatattGCTGACACTGAAGGCAGTATAGGTACAAATATTCGGAAAAATGATAACTCATTGAAATTCTCACGTGTTTTGACCAATGGGTAGAATGTCTTATGTAATATTACCATCTAAGTGTATAATTATTTAAGAGCTGTTAAGTTTCAATCGGTCCCTGCTTTCTTTGGCAATTAACGTAataaaccattttcaaaatgagtaagtTTACTATACTGAAGCTCGAGTTGAAATTGCACTTTACTTAACCTTGCTcgagtaaaatttaaa contains:
- the LOC135843922 gene encoding serine/threonine-protein kinase 16 codes for the protein MNSLGWSILFKMGCICSRETVTINNVKYHVREMIDGGGFSTIYLVEHFETKKKYALKKIICHGLEDQKTALQEVEYHNLLKHPNILPCLDHILTDKGADPVLHSVTVVYMLLPFYRNGTVDKDLKIREKIDQHMSPMDVMNLFIQVCESIKVFHNFRPTPLAHRDIKPSNILLAPDNTPVVMDLGSTAPAIVFIKNSSEAQKLQDYASTRCTITYRAPELFNVEVNSTIDQRTDIWSLGCLLYALCFYKSPFDYIHEKGDSVALAVVSGRITFPENSSYPESFHNLILSMLKLNPEERPFIDEVKTKANAILTELESSYVTC